Proteins from a single region of Lujinxingia litoralis:
- the rsfS gene encoding ribosome silencing factor: MKTESAASTPNTDQTDLDQELTEVARGIAAVTWDLKALNTTVIDLRGRVSYTDFIVVATGTSERHVQALARRVDQEMRESGRKTMGAEGLDTGRWALLDYGDIIVHIFHQDARSDYDLERMWSEAPRLELEGAPAELYGHFDGEAFDA; the protein is encoded by the coding sequence ATGAAGACAGAGAGCGCCGCTTCCACCCCGAACACCGACCAGACCGACCTCGATCAGGAGCTGACCGAGGTTGCCCGTGGCATTGCCGCGGTCACCTGGGATCTCAAAGCCCTTAACACCACCGTCATCGATCTGCGCGGCCGGGTGAGCTACACCGACTTCATTGTGGTGGCCACCGGCACCTCCGAGCGCCACGTGCAGGCCCTGGCCCGCCGCGTCGACCAGGAGATGCGCGAGTCGGGACGCAAGACCATGGGCGCCGAAGGTCTCGACACCGGCCGCTGGGCTCTGCTCGACTACGGTGACATCATCGTACACATCTTCCATCAAGACGCCCGCAGCGACTACGATCTGGAGCGCATGTGGTCCGAAGCCCCTCGCCTCGAACTGGAGGGAGCGCCGGCCGAGCTCTACGGGCACTTTGACGGCGAAGCCTTTGACGCCTGA